From a single Lolium rigidum isolate FL_2022 chromosome 7, APGP_CSIRO_Lrig_0.1, whole genome shotgun sequence genomic region:
- the LOC124674756 gene encoding uncharacterized metal-dependent hydrolase BUsg_343-like, with the protein MAKAPGRAASAVRLFDAHCHLQDPRISAVAPSLIRAATDSGVARFAVNGTSEKDWHLVKQMGQEHPAVVPCFGLHPWWVPERSPDWMDSLRQFLSETPEAAVGEIGLDKGSHGKTIDFGEQVEVFQRQLELAKELEKPVSVHCVRAFGDLLEILKRTGPFPAGVLLHSYLGSAEMVLGLANLGCYFSLSGFLTGMKSTKAKQMLKAIPLDRILLETDAPDALPKLDNVSLVTVPVDTSDVGTEKCGIDSTSPAVSSSNESLNHPSNIHIVLSYVASLLEMPEAELAELSYKNASKLFSYPGSKVHL; encoded by the exons ATGGCTAAGGCTCCGGGtcgcgccgcctccgccgtgCGGCTCTTCGACGCGCACTGCCACCTGCAGGACCCCCGCATCTCCGCGGTCGCCCCTTCCCTCATACGCGCCGCCACGGACTCCGGCGTCGCCCGGTTCGCGGTCAACGGCACCTCCGAG AAAGACTGGCACCTAGTGAAGCAGATGGGCCAGGAGCACCCGGCCGTCGTCCCCTGCTTCGGCCTCCATCCATG GTGGGTGCCGGAGAGATCGCCCGATTGGATGGATTCGCTCCGGCAGTTCCTCTCAGAGACCCCAGAAGCGGCTGTTGGGGAG ATTGGTCTGGACAAGGGATCACATGGAAAAACTATTGACTTTGGAGAGCAG GTTGAAGTATTCCAACGACAACTTGAGCTTGCTAAAGAATTGGAGAAACCTGTTTCTGTTCATTGTGTACGTGCCTTCGGTGATCTTCTGGAAATACTAAA GCGAACTGGGCCTTTCCCAGCAGGTGTGCTGTTGCATTCTTATCTGGGGTCTGCAGAAATGGTGCTCGGCCTTGCAAATTTAGGTTGTTACTTTTCGTTGTCAGGTTTCCTTACAGGCATGAAATCCACTAAGGCAAAGCAAATGCTCAAAGCA ATACCCTTGGACAGAATTTTGTTAGAGACAGATGCACCGGATGCATTACCAAAGCTGGACAATGTTTCTCTAGTAACAGTCCCTGTGGACACTTCAGATGTGGGTACTGAAAAGTGTGGCATCGATTCAACTTCTCCGGCAGTTAGCTCTTCAAATGAGTCACTGAACCATCCATCTAACATCCACATT GTTTTGAGTTACGTGGCGTCACTGCTTGAAATGCCAGAGGCAGAACTCGCCGAGTTGAGCTACAAGAAtgctagcaagctattttcctACCCTGGATCAAAAGTTCATCTCTGA
- the LOC124669896 gene encoding GDSL esterase/lipase At5g41890, whose translation MLLLLFLPSPASSQAFFIFGDSLVDAGNNDYLVTLSKANAPPYGVDFSFSGGKPTGRFTNGRTIADVMGEALGQENFAPPYLAPNSSTGVTSSGVNYASGSSGIFDETGSFYVGRVPLGQQISYFEKTRAQIVETMGEKAAVEFLEKAMFTVAAGSNDILEFLSPSVPFFGGQKPDPAVFQDALVSKLAFYLKRLNDLGARKFVVADIGPLGCIPYVRALEFIPAGECSAAANKLCEGYNKKLKRMVGKLNQEMGPESVIVYTNTHDIVMEIIQQHRQYGFENALDPCCGGSFPPFLCIGIANASSTLCNDRSKYVFWDAFHPTEAVNFIVAGRLVDGDAADASPVNVRALFQDKHK comes from the exons ATGTTGCTGCTCTTGTTTCTCCCATCTCCAGCATCGTCCCAAGCGTTCTTCATCTTCGGCGATTCCCTCGTAGATGCAGGAAACAATGACTATCTGGTGACCCTCTCCAAGGCCAATGCCCCGCCATACGGCGTCGATTTCTCGTTCTCCGGTGGCAAGCCAACCGGGAGGTTCACAAATGGGAGGACCATTGCAGATGTCATGG GTGAAGCCTTGGGGCAGGAGAACTTTGCTCCTCCCTACTTGGCTCCGAACTCAAGCACTGGAGTGACCAGCAGTGGAGTCAACTATGCTTCTGGTTCTTCTGGCATTTTCGACGAGACCGGCTCTTTTTAT GTTGGAAGAGTGCCACTAGGACAGCAAATCAGCTACTTTGAGAAGACCAGAGCGCAGATAGTGGAGACCATGGGAGAGAAAGCTGCAGTGGAGTTTTTAGAGAAGGCGATGTTCACGGTAGCAGCTGGATCCAATGACATTTTGGAGTTCCTCTCACCTTCAGTACCCTTCTTCGGAGGACAGAAGCCTGATCCTGCAGTTTTCCAGGATGCCTTGGTTTCTAAGTTGGCATTTTATCTGAAG CGGCTGAACGACCTGGGGGCTAGAAAATTTGTCGTCGCCGACATCGGGCCGCTGGGCTGCATACCGTACGTTCGTGCCCTGGAGTTCATTCCTGCGGGTGAGTGCTCAGCAGCCGCGAACAAGCTCTGCGAAGGTTACAACAAGAAGCTGAAGAGGATGGTCGGCAAGCTGAACCAGGAGATGGGTCCAGAGAGCGTGATCGTCTACACGAACACGCACGACATCGTGATGGAGATCATCCAGCAGCACCGCCAATACG GTTTCGAGAACGCGCTGGACCCTTGCTGCGGCGGCAGCTTCCCCCCGTTCCTGTGCATCGGCATCGCCAACGCGAGCTCCACCCTGTGCAACGACCGCTCCAAGTACGTGTTCTGGGACGCGTTCCACCCGACCGAGGCCGTCAACTTCATCGTCGCCGGCAGGCTTGTTGACGGCGACGCCGCCGATGCGTCGCCCGTCAACGTCCGCGCCTTGTTCCAGGACAAGCACAAATGA